Proteins from a genomic interval of Candidatus Binatia bacterium:
- a CDS encoding efflux RND transporter periplasmic adaptor subunit → MSAHHIGRIPRKALFAAAAVAALVLLLLYLQGTIGGRKVAPGVVPLPAGGAASHNLATVEKREVQDVIDWPATVRSRTVANVAAKAMARVLEVRVTAGTAVRRGDIIAVLDDRDMKARADQARAALAAAEAQAAQADADLRRGQTLFRKGASTQQELDGVEARSKSTRAQVAQARDALTEVQVLLGDTSMRAPFDGVVAERLVDPGDMAVPGKPIAVIHDPGSLRLETHVPEGCAGMLSLGMDVTARIDSPVREAAARIEEIAPAADPQSRTFLVKAALPALPGLRPGTFGSLRTPCGAHVALLVPPAAVSRSGQLEAVRLVVDGDIRTRNVRTGKTYGDRVEVLSGLQEGQRVIVELGTADR, encoded by the coding sequence ATGAGTGCACACCACATCGGACGCATTCCGCGCAAAGCCCTCTTTGCCGCGGCTGCCGTCGCCGCACTTGTCCTGCTTCTCCTCTACCTGCAGGGAACGATCGGTGGCCGGAAAGTGGCCCCGGGCGTCGTTCCCCTTCCAGCCGGCGGCGCCGCGTCTCACAACCTGGCGACGGTCGAAAAGCGTGAGGTGCAGGACGTCATCGACTGGCCCGCCACCGTGCGTTCACGCACCGTCGCCAATGTCGCCGCCAAAGCGATGGCGCGCGTGCTGGAGGTGCGTGTCACCGCCGGGACCGCTGTCCGGCGGGGTGATATCATCGCCGTGCTCGACGATCGCGATATGAAGGCCCGTGCCGACCAGGCGCGCGCAGCACTCGCAGCGGCGGAGGCGCAGGCGGCCCAGGCTGACGCCGATTTACGCCGCGGACAGACGCTGTTCCGCAAGGGGGCATCAACCCAGCAAGAACTCGACGGTGTCGAGGCCCGTAGCAAGTCGACACGCGCCCAGGTGGCGCAGGCACGCGACGCCCTCACTGAAGTGCAGGTGTTGCTCGGCGATACGAGCATGCGTGCCCCGTTCGATGGAGTCGTTGCCGAGCGACTTGTCGATCCCGGCGACATGGCCGTTCCGGGGAAACCCATCGCGGTCATCCATGACCCGGGCTCGCTGCGCTTGGAGACTCACGTCCCCGAAGGCTGTGCCGGCATGCTCAGCCTTGGCATGGACGTTACCGCACGCATCGACTCGCCGGTTCGAGAGGCGGCGGCGCGCATCGAAGAGATCGCCCCGGCGGCCGATCCGCAAAGTCGAACCTTTCTCGTCAAGGCGGCCCTACCGGCGCTTCCGGGCCTCCGCCCGGGCACCTTCGGCAGCCTGCGCACCCCCTGCGGAGCGCATGTGGCCCTGCTCGTTCCGCCGGCAGCGGTCTCCCGCTCCGGCCAGCTCGAAGCCGTACGGCTGGTCGTGGACGGCGACATACGCACTCGAAACGTCCGAACCGGGAAAACGTACGGGGATCGAGTCGAGGTGCTGTCGGGGCTACAGGAAGGCCAGCGCGTGATCGTCGAGCTGGGCACAGCTGATCGCTGA
- a CDS encoding TolC family protein: protein MTGRTDIYGQVAKLVLVPGVLLILGGCMASERVSVQDPLGGGDARLLGHPVADSGPSRSAPQPVEPERPLTLDEAVALAFEQNPDLRAAAERIGEAEARVGQATAAFFPQVSTRLSYARTDNPAQAFAMILAQRHFSSSLDFNNPGPTQDVRPEIVGALPLFRGGQDYERRVAAALGVEAARLERAAVRNALADAVIAAYYALLVGPEQVEVTRVSIEAVESALSQARARFESGVALKSDLLSLEVRLAAAREAHVRAQNAVELARAGLRLLLGLSADTPLEVAAVGIPPEPEVPETFDEALPQAVARRPEIQAAARAVAMREHEVKAERAAYLPRIDAVASYGQDDTNLELSRRQDNWIVGATAKLDLFSGFRTAERVRAAERRLAEARQAERKARLEIERDVKTAFLTFQEARERARVTEAVITAAEEALRLVEAQYQAGAVTITRYLETEVARTDARSRAIAARYDVRRADAGLHKALGLWAEGDRQ from the coding sequence GTGACCGGCCGCACCGACATCTACGGGCAGGTGGCCAAGCTCGTCCTCGTGCCGGGTGTGCTGCTGATTCTCGGCGGTTGCATGGCATCCGAAAGGGTCTCCGTTCAAGATCCTCTCGGCGGGGGAGATGCGCGCCTGCTTGGACACCCCGTGGCGGACTCGGGTCCCAGCCGCAGCGCTCCCCAACCGGTCGAGCCCGAACGACCGCTTACACTCGACGAAGCCGTCGCCCTTGCCTTCGAACAGAACCCGGATCTTCGTGCGGCCGCTGAGCGTATTGGCGAAGCCGAAGCCCGCGTCGGCCAGGCGACGGCGGCCTTCTTTCCACAGGTCTCGACGCGTCTCTCCTACGCGCGGACGGACAATCCGGCGCAGGCGTTCGCTATGATTCTCGCCCAACGCCACTTTTCGTCCAGCCTCGACTTCAACAACCCCGGGCCGACGCAAGATGTTCGGCCAGAGATCGTCGGCGCCCTGCCGCTCTTTCGCGGCGGCCAGGATTATGAGCGGCGGGTGGCCGCCGCGCTCGGCGTCGAGGCCGCGAGGCTCGAGCGGGCGGCTGTGCGTAACGCGCTTGCCGATGCCGTCATTGCCGCCTACTACGCCCTGCTCGTCGGGCCCGAGCAGGTCGAGGTGACTCGGGTCTCGATCGAGGCGGTCGAGAGTGCGCTGTCACAAGCCCGCGCTCGCTTTGAATCCGGCGTCGCCCTGAAGTCGGACCTTCTCTCTCTCGAAGTGCGGCTGGCCGCCGCGCGTGAAGCCCACGTGCGCGCGCAGAATGCTGTCGAGCTCGCCCGCGCCGGACTCCGCCTCTTGCTCGGCCTGTCTGCGGATACGCCGCTCGAGGTCGCAGCTGTCGGCATACCGCCGGAACCCGAGGTCCCTGAAACCTTCGACGAGGCGCTCCCGCAGGCCGTCGCTCGCCGTCCCGAGATCCAAGCCGCTGCCCGTGCCGTGGCCATGCGTGAGCATGAGGTGAAAGCCGAACGCGCCGCCTATCTGCCCCGCATCGATGCCGTCGCCAGTTACGGCCAGGACGACACCAACCTCGAACTTTCACGGCGCCAGGACAACTGGATCGTCGGCGCCACCGCCAAGTTGGATCTGTTCTCCGGGTTCCGCACGGCTGAGCGCGTGCGTGCTGCCGAGCGGCGCCTGGCGGAGGCTCGTCAGGCAGAGCGCAAGGCGCGATTGGAGATCGAACGTGACGTCAAGACCGCCTTCCTCACTTTTCAAGAAGCGCGTGAACGGGCTCGCGTCACCGAAGCCGTGATCACGGCCGCAGAAGAAGCCCTACGCCTGGTCGAGGCGCAATACCAGGCCGGTGCCGTGACCATCACGCGGTACTTGGAAACGGAAGTTGCGCGGACCGATGCCCGCTCGCGCGCCATCGCGGCACGCTATGATGTCCGGCGCGCCGACGCCGGACTGCACAAGGCACTGGGATTGTGGGCCGAGGGGGACCGTCAATGA